One genomic window of Bufo gargarizans isolate SCDJY-AF-19 unplaced genomic scaffold, ASM1485885v1 original_scaffold_940_pilon, whole genome shotgun sequence includes the following:
- the LOC122924251 gene encoding receptor-interacting serine/threonine-protein kinase 4-like, which translates to MDKEASSPWDMGLLRTFDSKEFCGWEKIGSGGFGQVYKVKHISWKTWLAIKCPPSLHVDEKERIELVEEAKKMEMAKFRCILPVYGICSDPVGLVMEYMETGSLEKLLAAERLPWDLRFRIIHETAVGMNFLHCMNPPLLHLDLKPANILLDEHYHVKISDFGLAKWNGLSNSHELSLDGICGTIAYLPPERFKEKNRSFDTKHDVYSFAIVIWGILTQQKPFAEEKNILHIMVKVGGGLRPDLSQIPRARPQQCDEMIKLMQQCWQDKPIRRPTFQEITSETELLCTKHEDESISETGQESVAQATANTKEQDLANQSEPKGYPMYDKDYSLSELLSQLDSGISQTIEGSESLCHSASEPELAPSDKRLSGISSIDSAFSSRGSLNLSFEKDGSVEDLSTTEIQKKKLIDAIVTGDNAKLLKILQPQDAELVLEGRSSLLHLAVETGKEECAKMLLLYNASPNMTNVKGSTPLHIAAEKKLKGIVELLLSKKININAKDEDHFTALHFAAQNGDEVITRLLLEKNASLSEVDSKGRTPLHVACQHGQESIVRLFIRRGADINVPGLGNWVSLHYAAWQGHLNIVKLLAKQCKANLNCQTSDGRTPLHLAAQRGHYRVARILVELGCDVNIPNMQLKTPLHIAAETGHTSTARLLIHHGANISATTVEGYTALDLANHYRHYSAVKLLMDARPNLNCEGSILFVENV; encoded by the exons AGAACGTATTGAGCTGGTCGAAGAGGCAAAgaagatggaaatggctaaattcCGTTGTATCTTGCCTGTCTACGGGATCTGCAGTGACCCAGTTGGTCTTGTCATGGAATATATGGAGACTGGATCTCTGGAGAAGCTCCTGGCTGCTGAACGCCTGCCATGGGACTTGAGGTTCAGGATTATTCATGAGACGGCGGTGGGGATGAACTTCCTTCATTGCATGAACCCTCCTCTACTTCATCTTGACCTAAAGCCGGCGAATATCCTGCTTGATGAACATTACCACGTCAAG ATATCAGATTTTGGACTTGCCAAGTGGAACGGCTTGTCGAATTCCCATGAGCTGAGCTTGGACGGGATCTGTGGGACCATCGCCTACCTCCCACCGGAACGCTTCAAGGAGAAGAATAGGAGCTTCGACACCAAGCATGATGTATACAG TTTCGCAATTGTCATCTGGGGAATCCTCACCCAGCAGAAGCCCTTTGCAG AAGAGAAAAACATTTTGCATATTATGGTGAAAGTAGGAGGCGGTCTGCGCCCCGACTTATCGCAGATACCGAGGGCTCGACCCCAACAGTGTGACGAGATGATCAAACTGATGCAGCAGTGCTGGCAGGACAAGCCCATCAGACGGCCAACATTTCAAG AAATTACTTCAGAGACAGAATTACTGTGTACAAAACATGAAGACGAGTCCATTTCAGAGACGGGTCAAGAATCGGTTGCACAAGCAACTGCCAACACCAAAGAGCAG GATTTAGCCAACCAATCAGAACCCAAAGGATATCCAATGTATGATAAAGACTACAGTCTCTCTGAGCTTCTCTCCCAACTGGATTCTGGGATTTCACAAACCATAGAAGGGTCAGAGAGCTTGTGTCACAGTGCTTCTGAGCCGGAGCTGGCACCTAGCGACAAACGCCTCTCCGGAATCTCCTCCATTGACTCCGCATTCTCGTCCAGAGGCTCCCTCAACTTGTCCTTTGAAAAGGATGGCTCAGTAGAAG ACCTTAGTACCACAGAGATCCAGAAAAAGAAACTGATTGATGCCATTGTCACCGGAGACAATGCCAAGCTTCTTAAGATCCTCCAGCCTCAAGATGCTGAGTTAGTGTTGGAAGGGAGGTCAAGCCTCCTTCACCTGGCAGTCGAGACCGGAAAGGAGGAGTGTGCCAAAATGCTTCTTCTTTACAATGCCAGCCCCAATATGACCAACGTGAAAGGTTCTACTCCACTCCACATTGCTGCTGAAAAGAAACTGAAAGGCATTGTGGAACTACTACTTTCGAAGAAGATCAACATCAATGCCAAGGATGAAGATCACTTCACAGCACTTCACTTTGCTGCCCAAAATGGAGATGAGGTTATAACTCGGTTGCTCTTGGAGAAGAACGCCTCTTTGAGTGAGGTTGATAGTAAAGGCCGAACACCTCTTCACGTTGCTTGCCAGCACGGTCAAGAGAGTATTGTCCGACTTTTCATACGACGGGGCGCGGACATAAATGTCCCAGGACTGGGGAACTGGGTATCCTTACACTATGCGGCTTGGCAAGGTCATCTAAATATTGTGAAGCTTCTTGCCAAGCAATGCAAGGCCAATCTGAACTGCCAGACATCCGACGGAAGAACACCGTTGCATCTAGCGGCACAAAGAGGACATTACCGAGTGGCTCGAATCCTGGTGGAACTTGGTTGTGACGTAAATATTCCAAATATGCAGTTGAAGACACCTCTACACATTGCAGCAGAGACAGGTCATACCAGCACGGCCCGACTCCTCATTCATCATGGTGCCAACATCAGCGCTACTACTGTAGAGGGCTACACTGCCTTAGACCTGGCCAACCACTACCGGCATTATTCTGCTGTTAAGCTTCTGATGGATGCAAGACCAAACCTCAATTGTGAGGGATCCATCCTATTTGTGGAAAATGTATGA